tgagatatctgaaatttatttggagcaagagtatcaagaaatgaaaaattatatagcttcttttgctggaatttggaaggaaagaggtgtaacacttatgtgtgatggttggtcaggaccaactagaaaacacattataaactttttagtttattgtgatagaggcaccgtgtttcataaatcagttgatgcctctgatgtgccaagcagaacagctgaatattatttcaggtaattttctaattttaattgtatatacaaatagtattatggacttgcatgtttttaattaatagtagtaattattgaatatataatttcatttcagattaatggatgaggtggttgaagaaattggagaggagaatgttgtccaagtagtgactgataatgaagctgcaatgaaggcaggaggaaaattattaatgcagaagaggcccaatctctattggacagcatgtgcagctcattgcatagaccttattcttgaagatattggtaagaaaagtaacgtgaagaaggtcttagaagatgcaagaacaataacctcatttatttacaaccacacatggacagtgaatttcatgaagaaattcacaaataatagagagttacttcgccctgccatcactcgatttgccacaaatttcattgctttggagactattgtcaggcataaacaagcactaagggaaatgtttacatctgatgcttggaaaaactcaaggtttggaatggcaaaatcaggcccagcatatgattcaaagaaaattatcttaggcaaagagttttggcaaaaggcctctgatataattaaagtgcaagaacccttggtgaaagttcttaaattggttgatggtgatgaaaaaccaaccatgggcttcatatacgaggcaattgatagggcgaagttggccattcaaaaagattgccggttttacaaagactattggaaaattattgacaaccggtggagttttcagttgcaccaagatttgcacgctgctggtaagtgtaaatcaaatacaatttcttattattttaacttttaaattatgcatagttgcattagaaaactattgattaatatgtttctaaatttaattgtagggtattttttgaacccacaatttctttatggtgccccaccctctcctgaagttgctagagaagtcatggatggagttaaaaaagtgataaccaagttggtacccgatatagatactcaaattcgggctattaatcaagtaagtatttgttccattaaattgaataatgaattgttctagtattctgtaatactttcaagaataattattaatacatctaattaattaattatatttcacaatcatcattttttagttgttgctatatcgagataggcaggagacttttggaaccccgttggctcaaagggcagtgaaacaaacaaatcctggtaaatatggctatatagctaaataatggaaaattactctattttctctctttgtgttcaaatttgacttttgaaatacgctatactaacataaaactctttttaattattcatgcagctgaatggtggattcattatggcttgtgtgctcctgagctccaaagaatagcaattagagttcttagccagaccacatcagcttcgaactgtgagcgtaattggagcacctttagcctcatccatacgaaaacaagaaatagattaaagtatatgagactacaaaaacttgttttcgtacattacaacatgaggttaaagttaagacgtacaatgagaagaagccaacgagaaattgaagagggtttcaatcctatcaatttggactacattttcgaagaagatgatcctttaagtcaatggttagaggagagagagacaccactactcgatggtcaggacaattcaaattggttaaatgaagaggttggtggtactacagaaggaggtgatcaaccaccaataaacgcgcatgatgattcaggttcaagccctgaacgtacacaaagtgatgacaatcttggtttgagcccaccaagtgatgatgatggtaatagtggtgctggagctggggttggggggggtggcagtggtggtggtggaggcggcggtgtagaatataattatggatatgatacagggacatcatttggaagggatatatatccttctgatccttatggattacatgacatacctgaaaattatgacttgggtattcctccagggaaccaatcttcacaacccaggagaaggaggagtgctcgtggtgaccctagcgattctactgaagattcatatggtgtggttcgtagttttggcgactttggtttagatggttcatcatcacaatcatttggatctcatccagcatatccacattatgcatctcgtgactcacatttttatcccagtggattaggaatctcaggatctagtgagtcttcttctacacactacccagagccagcccctgccccaacttatagacattattcaggagaattttcatcaccagtacattttcaagagcaacaacaaaatgatgcaaacttgggttcattcaactatgtatttccacaaggatggggagataatttcccatcccaatctcaagatacagatgcaaattatgaagaccctccacgtcattctttttggtggtgacatgtgttatattataaatttgtaatattgtattcatgtattttcaattatttattgatatttgatattaatcactttttaaattcatgtatgtgtaatgtgtatattgagtattaagtctattgagtattgattcatttttagtaactttatgacttaaattaattgattcttacatttctacatctttttactcattaaagtaatgtaaactataaaaaaatatgcttttttttgtaaacagcgcactaaaattaatataaaaatcataatgcctattaaaaagcatttgtaggttgaatgaaagccttcaaaattcattaaaaatcatgtattaatggatttcatgcttattttttaattttcgcatggttgtgcatgcgtgaaaaaaattcacgaccgttacgcccgcttcccgttacgtaacacccgcgtctcccgcgacccgcgacacccgcgaccgtttcgcgacgttacccgcgaccgcgatttcgaaccatgcaTTATACCCTTGACATGTGTCTAACAAATATATGagaacaattttatttttcaatacaaACGCTTACTAAGAATATGTACTTAATTAAATCTATATTCTAAAAATTTCAACAACtctaaatttaaaacatttaacactTAATAACAGATTAACCGAAATAATTAAGCTTAAGGAAAATATGGTGTCTAAATATTAactattataataaattttaataaaaaaataaattaaaaatgtcaattaacatgttaattaacataaatattaaaactttCAACAGATATTTCCTTTTTTAAATATTGTctaatttaattataaattaaaattttctaattaatatttgtaatttgttaacattattaatatttataattaaaatttaactaaaatttatgtaaatttatatttttaattcccattttaatattttatattttaattattttaattttaattgaaactttataattaatatctttaattaatatttgaaggGGAGCTTAagcgcaacggtaaggttgtcgtcGTATGACCTGCAGGTCATGGGTTCAAGGCGTGGAAAcagtctcttgcaaaaatgcaaggtaaggctgtgtactatagactcattgtggtccgccccttcctcGGACCCTgcatacgcaggagctttgtgcactgcgctgccccttttttttttaatattttatatacaacaataacaacaacaataagtcttaagtctcactaggtggggttggctacatgaattcttttccaCCAATTCATTCGATAAAAaacgttttcctctattagattaaaggTTGTTAAaaccttcctcactacctcattccaagttattttaggtctgcctctaccccttttcatgccaaaaacaataATTAACTCACTGCTCCTCACGCATGTTCTACTAGGTCTACATTTCAAATGCCCCaaccatctaagccgcccctcCGTTACCTTATTTTCAATTggtgttatgcctaaattattacatatatgctcatttcttactttctcgtttaatgttaaaccactcatccaccttaacattcacatttcaacaacttttatcttttgtacatgttgtttcgtagttgcccaacattctgaaccataaagcatatcTGATCTTATAGtcatcttaaaaaaaatttccttttaattttaagggtattctacgatcacacaacacaccgaACACaatcctccattttacccaactctATTTAATTCTATgcactacatcttcttcaatctccccttcaacttgcataatagatccaagatatctaaatttatcagtgctattaatctcttgattatcaagtttaatctccTCTCTATTTCTACTccttacattattgaaattatatttctTATGTTCTGtattattcctacttatcctaaaccttTTAGAAGTgactccaaagttctaacttagattccactctgctcctactatcatcaatcaacacgatatcatctgcaaacaacatacaccaaggaatttcattttggatatttttagttagttcatcaattaaAGTTAAAAAGATAatgactcaaagtagaaccttgatgtacacccactgtgattggaaaatctctagattctccTCTtatagtcctaacgctagtcactactctatcacaCATATCTTTAATGACCTCTGTATATCTAGTACACATTCCTTTCCTTTCTatgacccaccaaagaacttccctaagcattctatcataagctttctctaggtcaataaaaatcatatgcaaatccctctttTTTCCctacttttccattaaacttcttaattAGCCACTGTTGTTGATCTCCCAgaaataaaaccaaattgattttctaaaatctttgtttctaatcttattctatgttcaattaccctttcccataatttcatcgtatgactcataatcttaatttcgctatagttattacagttttgaatgtcgtctttgtttttgtacaaaggtactaacgtacttttcctccattctactagcattttcttggtttttataatagtgttgaatagatttgttaaccaaataattcctttgtcccctaaacatttccacttcaattggtattttatttgttCCTATAGATTTCTCACTTTTCATCTTTCTTAATGTCATATTAACTTCAaagactctaattttgcaaatagtcttctcctcattttgTCACTTCCAAGgaaaatctttcattttggttttcaataaacaacttatcaaagtatctcgtcctttatacattttacatcacctaaatctttgcatttccTTTCTccagctctagcaagtttataaacgtctttttctccttttgtatctagtttagtatatgaagtatcataagctctatgtttagcttcactaatagtcattttgtgcattttttcttggttctttatatttttcaggaCAACCATATCCCCTActatccaatcacactctttgctCATTTTGTCTTTGAATTTTACCATATTATCTCCCTCCAAGtcccaccatctagttctcttacgttgatttatgctactcctTCTCTTCCAATATTTACTATGTATATCTAAAACTAAGACTCTATATTGAGTAGTCAAACTTTCACCTAAAATAACTTTACAAATTCTTACAAGATATTATAcccactcttgaaggttattaagtgttcttctctttttataaagcaagtattcaaaaTAACCAAATTGAAAAACAtagcaaaatctaagattgtattaccggcctcatttttatctccatatccatggcctccatgtatcctctcgtGTCTTATATTATCCTTTTCAACATGACTATTCAAAtaagctcctatgaatgtcttttcagaaATTGGTATTTCTTATacaatactatccatatctttccaaaattgttttttaagattttctactaagaaTATTTGGGGAGCATACGCACTAATAACGTTTACTATTTCCAGGCCTAAACCTATCGTGATTTCAATGATCTTATTTC
This genomic stretch from Malania oleifera isolate guangnan ecotype guangnan chromosome 3, ASM2987363v1, whole genome shotgun sequence harbors:
- the LOC131151645 gene encoding uncharacterized protein LOC131151645, coding for MQPMLDIAAEVGKGVKGPSPYEISEIYLEQEYQEMKNYIASFAGIWKERGVTLMCDGWSGPTRKHIINFLVYCDRGTVFHKSVDASDVPSRTAEYYFRLMDEVVEEIGEENVVQVVTDNEAAMKAGGKLLMQKRPNLYWTACAAHCIDLILEDIGKKSNVKKVLEDARTITSFIYNHTWTVNFMKKFTNNRELLRPAITRFATNFIALETIVRHKQALREMFTSDAWKNSRFGMAKSGPAYDSKKIILGKEFWQKASDIIKVQEPLVKVLKLVDGDEKPTMGFIYEAIDRAKLAIQKDCRFYKDYWKIIDNRWSFQLHQDLHAAGYFLNPQFLYGAPPSPEVAREVMDGVKKVITKLVPDIDTQIRAINQLLLYRDRQETFGTPLAQRAVKQTNPAEWWIHYGLCAPELQRIAIRVLSQTTSASNCERNWSTFSLIHTKTRNRLKYMRLQKLVFVHYNMRLKLRRTMRRSQREIEEGFNPINLDYIFEEDDPLSQWLEERETPLLDGQDNSNWLNEEVGGTTEGGDQPPINAHDDSGSSPERTQSDDNLGLSPPSDDDGNSGAGAGVGGGGSGGGGGGGVEYNYGYDTGTSFGRDIYPSDPYGLHDIPENYDLGIPPGNQSSQPRRRRSARGDPSDSTEDSYGVVRSFGDFGLDGSSSQSFGSHPAYPHYASRDSHFYPSGLGISGSSESSSTHYPEPAPAPTYRHYSGEFSSPVHFQEQQQNDANLGSFNYVFPQGWGDNFPSQSQDTDANYEDPPRHSFWW